Genomic window (Candidatus Omnitrophota bacterium):
CACTAAGGCACTTTTCCCCGAAGAAGCAATGATGAATCCGTCTCTTCGTCCGGAAAATGCCGTTATCACAGAATTTCAGTGGCTTTTGGATAGCTTGAGCACGCGCTGTATAAATTCCCAACCAGAAATTGTTAGCATTATCATCTCTGCCTGGAAACTTGTACGAAGCCGGCACTATGATATCTCGCTTTTAGACGCGACGCGCGGACTGACAAGAAACGCTTTAAATAAAAGTAAATTCGGGAATACAAAAGTTGATTTTCAAAAAACAAGCGGAATGTGGACTTCGCAATACAAGCCAAAAAAATAAGAAAGGCAAAATAAGATGGAGAAACGCATATTCTTTCATGATACCGATTCAGGTGGCATTGTTTATTACGGAAATTATTTGAAATATCTCGAGGAAGCACGTACCGAATTTTTGGAAAAAAAAGGCTTAAGTGTCGCCGAGTTTTACGCGCGCGGGCTTTTGTACGCGGTAAGCCAATGCACGATTTTTTATCGCAGTCCGGCCCGCTACGGTGAAGTGCTTTTGTGTGATGCCAAATTAACAAAAGCAACGGCCGTAAAATTAGTTTTTGACCAAACCATCCATGAGAAAAAGACCGGGCGTTTAGTCGCGGAAGCCGAAGTAACGCTCGTTTGCCTGAACAAAGAATTCCGCCCGACCGCTATGCCGGATGACCTAAAAGAGATCCTTGAGCGCTGATCTGCGCCAATTTTTCACGGTCATTTAAGAGGAAAAGTTGCGGTTTTAATCTTGTCACGCCTATTCTTTGATGGTAGTATATAACTTCACTAAACCATTAAATGCTTCACATTTCACTGTAATTAGGGAAGGTTACTATGCTTTCAAAAGACGAAGTCCGCTCCATCGCACACTTATCGCGCGTCCATTTACAAGACGATGAGATCCAAAAACTAACCAAAGATCTCGAGCAGATCCTTCATTATATTGATCAGTTAAGCCAAGTTGACGTCTCAAAAGTTGAACCAACCAGTCATGTCTTACCGCTAAAAAATGTTTTCCGCGAAGATATTGTTAAGCCGTCGCTGGCACAAAGCGAGGCATTAAAGATTTCCGTATCGCAACACAATGGCTCATTTAAAGTCCCGCAGGTAATCGAATGAACCTCAATGAACTAACCGCTCATGAGCTTCTAGAGCTTTTAAAAGCGAAAAAAACGAACGCCCAAGAGATCTTTTCATCGTTTAGGCAACAGATCCAAAAAGTTGACGGAAGAGTGAAAGCCTTTGTGCGGCTTCACGAGCAGGACAATAAAGAAAATTCTACGAATGGAAAGTTAGCCGGAATTCCTATCGCCATCAAAGATAATATTTGCATCAACGGTGCCGAGACAACCTGCGCTTCACATATCCTTAAAGGTTTTAAACCGCCGTACGATGCCACCGTTATTGAAAAACTTAAAAAATCCGGAACAAACTTTTTAGGCCAAGTGAACATGGACGAATTTGCGTTCGGCTCTTCAACCGAAAATTCTCATTATGGCCCGACGCACAATCCCTGGAATCTTGATCATGTTCCTGGCGGCTCCAGCGGCGGCTCCGCCGCCGCCGTCGCCGCCCACGAAACTCCGTGGGCTTTAGGCTCCGATACCGGAGGCTCTATCCGTCAACCGGCATCTTTTTGCGGCGTGGTCGGTTTAAAACCAACGTACGGACGCGTTTCGCGTTACGGACTTATCGCGTTTGCATCCAGCCTTGATCAAATCGGGCCGATCACCAAAGACGTTTACGACTGCGCTTTATTGTTAAATATTATTTCCGGGCATGATGAAAAAGATTCCACCTCCGCCGAAATCCCAGTTACAGATTTCACCGCAAAACTTGACGGAAATGTTAAGGGCCTTCGTATTGGAATTCCCAAAGAATATTTTATTGAAGGGCTTGATAAAGAAGTCCATGGTGCCACCACCGCCGCCATTGAACAGTTAAAGAAAATGGGCGCAAGCTTCAAAGAAGTTTCCTTGCCGCACACCTCATTCGCGGTTGCAACGTATTATATTGTAGCAACGGCCGAAGCAAGCTCGAATTTAGCGCGTTTTGACGGCGTACAATACGGATTGCGCCAGCAACCTAAAGCCACGCGGCGGTCAGCTTTGATCGACATGTATGAAGAAACAAGGGACGCTGGGTTTGGCGCGGAAGCAAAACGGCGCATTATGCTGGGAACATATTCGCTTTCCGCCGGATATTATGACGCTTATTATCTGCGCGGGCAAAAAGTAAGAACGCTTATCAAAAATGATTTTGATAAAGTTTTTACGGAATTTGACGCGGTTATTTCACCCACATCGCCGACAACGGCCTTCCGCATCGGAGAAAAATCGTCCGACCCATTATCCATGTATCTTTCGGATATTTATACCATCTCGGCTAATTTAGCCGGTATTCCGGCAATTTCTATTCCGTGCGGATTTGGGAAAAATAATTTACCCATCGGATTACAGCTAATGACAAAACCTTTTGACGAAGAAACATTATTGCGCATCGCTTTTTCTTATGAGCAAAATACAAATTGGCACAAACAAAAAGTATCGTTATGACCGAATTTGAAACAGTAATAGGGCTAGAGGTCCACTTGCAATTTAACACCGCCACAAAAATATTTTGCGGCTGTGCTAATCAATTCGGGCAAGCTCCTAATTCTCAAACCTGTCCGGTTTGCCTCGGGCTTCCCGGGACTTTGCCCGTGTTTAATAAAAAAGCCTTAGATTATGCCATCAAAGTCGCTCTGGCCTTAAATTGCTCCATTAATCCTTACATTAAATTCGACCGGAAGAATTATTATTATCCCGATCTCCCCAAAGGCTATCAAATATCGCAATACGATCTGCCGATCGCCAATCACGGATTTTTGATGGTTAAAACCGGGAACGAGCTTAAAAAGATCAATATCAAGCGCGCGCACTTGGAAGAAGACGCCGGAAAGCTTATTCACGACGCGTCGAATAACTGTAGCCTCGTGGATTATAACCGCACCGGAACACCTCTCATGGAGATCGTCAGCGATCCGGATATGCGCACGCCCCAAGAAGCTTACGATTACTTAACAACGCTCAAACTTACGCTGCAATATTTAGACGTGTCCGATTGCGATATGGAAAAGGGAAGCTTGCGCTGCGACGCCAATGTCTCTCTTCGAAAAAAAGGTGATAAAGAGCTCGGCGTTAAAACAGAGATCAAAAATCTCAATTCCTTCAAAGCCGTTAAAGCGGCTCTGGAATTTGAGGAAAAGCGTCAAGAAAAAATGATCTTAGCCGGGGAGCGCATCATTCAGGAAACCCGCCTTTGGGACGACGCCAAGGAGATGACCAATTCCATGCGCAGTAAAGAAGAAGCGCATGATTACCGTTATTTTCCGGAACCGGACTTGGTTCCGTTTATCGCCGGACAAAACGTGATCGACACTATTAAGAATTCCATGCCGGAACTTCCTCCGCAAAAATTTGACCGTTTTGTCAAACAGTACGGCTTATCCGAATACGACGCCAATGTCCTTATTCAAGATAAAAAGTTGTCCGCGTTCTTTGAGAAATGCGCCGCAAAATCTAATTTAACAAAAAAAGTCTGCAACTGGATCATCGGCCCATTAATGAGTGAACTGAATTCCAGAAAAAAAGACATCAACGCGATCAGCTTAACTCCCGAAAACCTTATTTCTCTTATCGAGAAAGTAGAAGACGCCACCATCAGCAATTTAACCGCTAAAGATATTTTACCGCTTTTGATCGATTCGGGAAAAACGGCCGAGCAAATTATCCAAGAAAAAGGATTAGCACAAGTTTCAGACGACAGCGCCTTAGAAAAAATTGTCGATGAAGTTATTTCAGAGAACGCGTCCATTGTTCAACAGATCAAACAGGGAAAAGAAAGCGCCATGGGTTTTCTGGTCGGCCAATCAATGAAAAAAACCGCCGGAAAAGCCAACCCTAAAAAGATCGGTGATATCATTAAAAGGAGGCTTACCAATGTTTAAGCGGTTTTCCGTTATTCCACTCTCGATTCTTCTTTTGGCCATTTTGATCGGCCCGGCCATTTGCCAAATTGACCAAAAAGCCAAAGACGACCTTTACCAACAAGTTGAGCTTTTTAGTTATGCCCTCACAACCGTTCAATCGGAATATGCCGAAGAGCCTGCCGCCAAAGACCTTATTTACGGATCTTTAAAGGGAATGCTGGCCTCACTTGATCCGCACAGCCAATTTCTTTCTCCGGATGATTACAAAGAACTCAAAACAGAAACCGAAGGGAAATTCGGCGGGCTGGGCATTGAAATATCTGTGCGCGACGGGCTTTTAACCGTTATCACGCCACTAGAAGACACCCCGGCGTGGAAAGTCGGATTAAAACCGGGAGATAAGATCGTTAAAATAGAAGACGAATTAACCCGCGACATGACGCTCGATGATGCTGTTAAGAAATTACGCGGCAAACCTGGAACCGATGTCAATATAACGATCTTGCGCGAATCCGAATTCAAAATTCACGAATTCAAGATCACCCGCGAGATCATCCATGTCCAAGACGTCAAAGACCCCATGATCTTAGAAGACACCATCGGCTACGTGCGATTGGCCGAATTCAGAGAAGATTCCGCCAAAGATTTTCATAAAGCCCTAATGCAAATAAAAGACCAGGGAGCCGACAGCCTCATTTTGGATCTGCGCAATAATCCCGGTGGGCTTTTGAATGTCGCCATTGACATTACCCAAGAATTTTTACCGGAAGGAATGGTTGTCGTTTCCACCAAAGGCCGCCATCCATCCTTGAATACTGAAACAAAATCAACGAACAAAAGCACCGACTTTACCACGCTTCCGATCGTGGTTTTGATCAATGAGGGAAGCGCTTCGGGAAGCGAGATCTTGGCAGGAGCTTTAAAAGATAATAAGCGCGCCATTATTTTGGGCGAGAAATCATTCGGAAAAGGGTCCGTTCAATCAGTCGTCCCACTGCCTGACGGCTCGGCACTTCGTTTAACGACCAGCAAATATTTTACGCCATCGGGAGTTTCGATCCATAATGTCGGGATCATCCCGGATATCGTCGTTGCTAAGATCTTTAAAGACGAGACGGAAGGATCTCCCGAAAAAAGCCTTAAAGAAAACGTCGATAAAATATTTAACAACATTGAAGAGAACGGCGCGCAAGAAAAATCAAAAGAGCCTGAAGGCGCCACGGTTCAAGAAGGCGACAAGCCTGCCGAAACAAAAGAAGCAAAAGAAGTAAAAGAACCGGAAGCCAAGAAAAAGCTTTTAGAGGATAATCAGGTGCAAAGCGCTATCAGCGTTCTTAAAGGCATCAAAGTTTATACAAAACTTAAAAACCCGTAAAACTTATGGCGCCACTTTCACGCGGACCAAACATCAAAGATGTCATTATCGGAGTTCTGCTTTTCGTCATTGCTCTCCAGGGGTTTTTGCTTTTTTCCACACAAAAGAAAAAGGCTCCTCATAAGAAAAGGCCCGCTATCACCAAGCCTTTAGCCGCAAAGCCAAAACCTCAGAAAACAATCGGGAATATCGTCATTATCATTGACGACTGGGGATACAGCATCGACCGCTGTTCTCATTTGCGAAAGATAAAATCGCCGGTGACCGTATCTATTCTTCCTAATCTTGAGTACAGCACCGAAATAGCCGCCTGCGCGCACCATAACGGCAAAGAAGTCATGCTGCATCTTCCCATGGAACCGCATAAATTTTTTGAACAATATCCAAAAGGCTATCTGATCTCCTCAAATATGAGCAAGGCGCAAGTGGAATCCATTATCAGCAGAGCGCTCGACAATGTTCCGTATGTTTCCGGTGTCAATAACCATATGGGCTCACGGATCACAGAGAGCAAGCGCATTATGCCTATTGTCTTTGACGCTTTGAAAAAGAAGAATTTGTTTTTTGTCGATAGCTTTGTCACCGCAAAGTCCGTTTGCGCGAAAATAGCCGCGGAAATGAAAATGCCGTTCGCGCAACGAAACATCTTCCTCGACAACGAGAACAAACGCGAATATATCGAAGGGCAATTCGCCCAGCTCGCCCAAGAAGCGCGAGAAAAAGGATCTGCTATCGCCATAGGGCACGACAGGGAATTGTCACTAGAAATTATCGCGGAACAAACCGAACTTTTAGAAAAACAAGGTTTTAAATTTATCACGGTCGCCGAATACCTTAGCTTAAGATGAATATCTTAGGAATAGAAACATCGTGTGATGAAACCGCCGCCGCCATTGTTTCCAACGGCCGCAAAATCCTCTCCAATATTGTCACCTCAAGCTTGAAGGAACATAAGAAATACGGCGGCATTATCCCTGAGATCGCCTCTCGACGGCAGATCGAGCTCATCAATTTGGTTGTTCAACGCGCTTTAGATCAAGCAAAACTGACTTTAAATAACGTTAATGCCATTGCCGTCACCACAAAACCCGGCTTGATCGGTTCGCTTTTAGTCGGAATTTCTTTTGCCCGGGCATTATCCTTTGCGGCAAAAAAACCTCTTATTGAAGTGGATCATATCAAGGCTCATCTTTACGCCAATTTTCTTGAAGGAATAAACGCTTTGAGTGAAAACGCGCCGCTCAACAAACAACGGCCCAAATTACCGGCTTTAGGATTAGTTGTTTCCGGCGGTCATTCCAGCCTTTTTCATATCAGATCATTTAAAGACTATCGTCTTTTAGGAGAAACGCGTGACGATGCAGTGGGGGAAACATTCGACAAAGTTGCGCGTATGATGGAGCTAGGTTATCCGGGAGGCCCGGTGATCGACCGGTTGGCGAGGACAGGAGAAAATACCGAGATCCATTTTTCCTGTGCTGACCTTCCAAAAACTTTGGATTTTAGTTTTAGCGGAATTAAGACAGCTGTGCTATATTATGTTCGCGACCACAAAATGAAGAAAGATTTTTCTCCTGAGAAGATCGCATTCGCGTTTCAAGATAGCGTAACAACCGTACTGGTGAATAAATCTTTACGGCTGTGCAAAGAGATGAAAATACCCACTCTTCTCATCGGGGGAGGCGTCGCGGCAAACTCCATGTTACGAAAAAAACTTTCAGTCGAAAGCAAAAAACAGAATATCCGCGTTTTTTTACCGTCGCTGGGTCTTTGCATGGACAACGCGGCCATGATCGCCGGTTTAGGATACCATCTTATTTAGAAAGGAGACATCACGTTGACAGGAGAAATTCTTGACACACTTATTAAAATCGTTTTAAGCGTTGTCTTGTCGGGCTTTATCGGGGCAGAGCGCGAAATACGGCATAAAGGCGCCGGCCTTCGAACCCATATCTTAGTTGGCGTCGGTTCAACGTTGATCGTCCTAACATCCTTTCACGTTTCGGATATGTATAAAGATATTATTTTCGTCGATCCCTCGCGCATGATCGCGGGTGTAGTTACCGGCATCGGATTTTTATGCGCCGGAACGATCTTTCGTAGCGAAGCGCAGATCACAGGGCTAACAACTTCCGCCAGTGTCTGGATCGTTTCCGGGATAGGGATCGCGGTCGGCTGCGGCGACTTTAGCGCGGCGATCGTCGTGACCGCGGTTGTCTTTTTAGTTTTGATCGGGCTTCGTTCGCTGGAAAAGAAACTTCAAAATTTCAATTATTTGATCTAATTAAATTATTACCAAGGAGGCGGTTATGGCCATGTTAAGAGACAGAAAAGACCAGGGGGAAAGGATCGTTGAGATCAGCGCCAAAATGCAAGGGACGCTTTCCTTTAAAGATTCCGTGAATTTAAAAATTACCGGACGTTTTGAAGGAACTCTGGAAACCAGAGGAACGCTCACCATCGGCGAAACCGCCTCTGTCGAAGCGCACATCACCGGAGAGAATATTGTCGTTGCCGGAAAGATCAAAGGCGATGTGACCGCCAAGAAAATGCTTGTCTTAATGCCAACGGCCGTTTTAAACGGGAATATCGCCACGCCAAAGCTTAATATCGTGGAGGGCGCCATTTTCCACGGAAAATGCCAGATGTTCGAAGACTCCTTAGACGTCGATGAATTGTCAAAATATCTAGAGATCGAGATCAATGCGATCTTAGAGCTCGCCAATTCCGGAAAGATCCCCGCCATGAAAAACGGCAATGCCTGGCGGTTTGAACGCACCAAGATCGACGAGTGGGCCGCCTCGGAAAGAGTAAAATAAAATGTCCGATCAATTTATCTCGGTTCGTGAAACAGCCCAGCTTTTAGGCACCACCGAGAAAAAAATCATGGATCTGGTGGAAAAAAACGAACTGCAGGCTTACCGAATTGCCGGCCAGTTTTTGCGCCTTAAAAAAAGCGAAATCTTGGCTTTAAAAAGCAAGGGGACCGTTGCGGTTGAAACAGCGCAAATTGCGTACACTCCGGCCGAGCGCCTGCGTGATTTTATTTATTTTAATGATTTTTACATCTTAGCGGTCGCCGTTATTTTAATCCTTCTCTATATCATCTTCTATGTGGTCTAATTTTAGAAAATACAATTTTGTTATTAGCATCTTTACCGGAGTATTTTTCCTGGCCGGCTGTGCTATGTTCCAGCCTAGCGCTAAGGCCGATAAAAGGCGGGCGGAAATAGAAACTCGCCAGAAGAATTATGAAGCACTACATACGGCTGTCCGCGCGAATACCCTTACGATCGACACGAGTGACTCGGCAATCCGCGATCTGTACGGAGAACCGGGGCAAGTCTTTAGCTCCGGGTCTTCCTCGGGGATGTTCCAAATTTGGACCTACGAAAAAATTCTCTCGACCGGCAAACCGGAATGGGAAACCATACGCCTTTACTTTAACAATGGCAAGCTGGTCAGCTGGAGTTATTAAGCAAAAGGTCCCGCCGCATTTTAGGCCACGCGCAAGCAGAGAAAAGTCTTGATATTTTATATTCTTTCACGTAGAATTTAAAAAATTCGACGGAACACACTTTATTGGCGGGGTAGCTCAGCCCGATAGAGCACTCGGTTCATACCCGATTGGTCGAGAGTTTAAATCTCTCCCCCGCCACCATTTAGGAAAAATAAAATGAAAAAAAATAATATCCTTACCATTGTCTTCATCACCGTCTTGTCTATTGTCCCTCTCGCAGCCTTTGCTCAAGAAAGCTTAAATCCTTTGATCGAAAAATCCGCGCCAGTGCAGTGGCTCAAAGTAGACAGAGTAAGGTCGACCGATACGCTGGTTTTAGACAATGGTCAAAAAGTGCAGTTGATCGGGCTCAATGCGATCGACGTTCCCCAAAGAAAAGACGTTAAGCGAAATTCCTATAACATCATCATTGAAGAAGTCGACCCCGTGGCAACCCTAGAAGAGCAAGGTATGGATTTTGTTAATTCACTTTTGACCGGGGAAAAAGTCCGCATCGAGCTAGACGCGCAAACCAGAAATGATGACGGAATAATGTTAGCGTATGTTTTCTTAGAAGACGGCACCTTTGTTAATGAAAAAATACTTAGCGAAGGATACGCCGCGTTCAAGACGATCCCACCGAACACAAAGTATGAAGATGTTTTACGCCGCGCGTATCAACAAGCCCGCAGTGAAAAGCGGGGAATACACGGCGAATAATTTTCTGCTTAAAACAAATTTGGCTGTCACGCTATGCCGCTGATCAAGATCTTTCTGGTTCTATTTATTTCCATTCTCCTATCAAGTGTCATTGCCTATTATGGCGCCCGCTGGTTTAACAAATTCTAA
Coding sequences:
- a CDS encoding thioesterase family protein, with protein sequence MEKRIFFHDTDSGGIVYYGNYLKYLEEARTEFLEKKGLSVAEFYARGLLYAVSQCTIFYRSPARYGEVLLCDAKLTKATAVKLVFDQTIHEKKTGRLVAEAEVTLVCLNKEFRPTAMPDDLKEILER
- the gatC gene encoding Asp-tRNA(Asn)/Glu-tRNA(Gln) amidotransferase subunit GatC is translated as MLSKDEVRSIAHLSRVHLQDDEIQKLTKDLEQILHYIDQLSQVDVSKVEPTSHVLPLKNVFREDIVKPSLAQSEALKISVSQHNGSFKVPQVIE
- the gatA gene encoding Asp-tRNA(Asn)/Glu-tRNA(Gln) amidotransferase subunit GatA; amino-acid sequence: MNLNELTAHELLELLKAKKTNAQEIFSSFRQQIQKVDGRVKAFVRLHEQDNKENSTNGKLAGIPIAIKDNICINGAETTCASHILKGFKPPYDATVIEKLKKSGTNFLGQVNMDEFAFGSSTENSHYGPTHNPWNLDHVPGGSSGGSAAAVAAHETPWALGSDTGGSIRQPASFCGVVGLKPTYGRVSRYGLIAFASSLDQIGPITKDVYDCALLLNIISGHDEKDSTSAEIPVTDFTAKLDGNVKGLRIGIPKEYFIEGLDKEVHGATTAAIEQLKKMGASFKEVSLPHTSFAVATYYIVATAEASSNLARFDGVQYGLRQQPKATRRSALIDMYEETRDAGFGAEAKRRIMLGTYSLSAGYYDAYYLRGQKVRTLIKNDFDKVFTEFDAVISPTSPTTAFRIGEKSSDPLSMYLSDIYTISANLAGIPAISIPCGFGKNNLPIGLQLMTKPFDEETLLRIAFSYEQNTNWHKQKVSL
- the gatB gene encoding Asp-tRNA(Asn)/Glu-tRNA(Gln) amidotransferase subunit GatB: MTEFETVIGLEVHLQFNTATKIFCGCANQFGQAPNSQTCPVCLGLPGTLPVFNKKALDYAIKVALALNCSINPYIKFDRKNYYYPDLPKGYQISQYDLPIANHGFLMVKTGNELKKINIKRAHLEEDAGKLIHDASNNCSLVDYNRTGTPLMEIVSDPDMRTPQEAYDYLTTLKLTLQYLDVSDCDMEKGSLRCDANVSLRKKGDKELGVKTEIKNLNSFKAVKAALEFEEKRQEKMILAGERIIQETRLWDDAKEMTNSMRSKEEAHDYRYFPEPDLVPFIAGQNVIDTIKNSMPELPPQKFDRFVKQYGLSEYDANVLIQDKKLSAFFEKCAAKSNLTKKVCNWIIGPLMSELNSRKKDINAISLTPENLISLIEKVEDATISNLTAKDILPLLIDSGKTAEQIIQEKGLAQVSDDSALEKIVDEVISENASIVQQIKQGKESAMGFLVGQSMKKTAGKANPKKIGDIIKRRLTNV
- a CDS encoding S41 family peptidase, giving the protein MFKRFSVIPLSILLLAILIGPAICQIDQKAKDDLYQQVELFSYALTTVQSEYAEEPAAKDLIYGSLKGMLASLDPHSQFLSPDDYKELKTETEGKFGGLGIEISVRDGLLTVITPLEDTPAWKVGLKPGDKIVKIEDELTRDMTLDDAVKKLRGKPGTDVNITILRESEFKIHEFKITREIIHVQDVKDPMILEDTIGYVRLAEFREDSAKDFHKALMQIKDQGADSLILDLRNNPGGLLNVAIDITQEFLPEGMVVVSTKGRHPSLNTETKSTNKSTDFTTLPIVVLINEGSASGSEILAGALKDNKRAIILGEKSFGKGSVQSVVPLPDGSALRLTTSKYFTPSGVSIHNVGIIPDIVVAKIFKDETEGSPEKSLKENVDKIFNNIEENGAQEKSKEPEGATVQEGDKPAETKEAKEVKEPEAKKKLLEDNQVQSAISVLKGIKVYTKLKNP
- a CDS encoding divergent polysaccharide deacetylase family protein codes for the protein MAPLSRGPNIKDVIIGVLLFVIALQGFLLFSTQKKKAPHKKRPAITKPLAAKPKPQKTIGNIVIIIDDWGYSIDRCSHLRKIKSPVTVSILPNLEYSTEIAACAHHNGKEVMLHLPMEPHKFFEQYPKGYLISSNMSKAQVESIISRALDNVPYVSGVNNHMGSRITESKRIMPIVFDALKKKNLFFVDSFVTAKSVCAKIAAEMKMPFAQRNIFLDNENKREYIEGQFAQLAQEAREKGSAIAIGHDRELSLEIIAEQTELLEKQGFKFITVAEYLSLR
- the tsaD gene encoding tRNA (adenosine(37)-N6)-threonylcarbamoyltransferase complex transferase subunit TsaD, whose product is MNILGIETSCDETAAAIVSNGRKILSNIVTSSLKEHKKYGGIIPEIASRRQIELINLVVQRALDQAKLTLNNVNAIAVTTKPGLIGSLLVGISFARALSFAAKKPLIEVDHIKAHLYANFLEGINALSENAPLNKQRPKLPALGLVVSGGHSSLFHIRSFKDYRLLGETRDDAVGETFDKVARMMELGYPGGPVIDRLARTGENTEIHFSCADLPKTLDFSFSGIKTAVLYYVRDHKMKKDFSPEKIAFAFQDSVTTVLVNKSLRLCKEMKIPTLLIGGGVAANSMLRKKLSVESKKQNIRVFLPSLGLCMDNAAMIAGLGYHLI
- a CDS encoding MgtC/SapB family protein — protein: MTGEILDTLIKIVLSVVLSGFIGAEREIRHKGAGLRTHILVGVGSTLIVLTSFHVSDMYKDIIFVDPSRMIAGVVTGIGFLCAGTIFRSEAQITGLTTSASVWIVSGIGIAVGCGDFSAAIVVTAVVFLVLIGLRSLEKKLQNFNYLI
- a CDS encoding polymer-forming cytoskeletal protein; the protein is MAMLRDRKDQGERIVEISAKMQGTLSFKDSVNLKITGRFEGTLETRGTLTIGETASVEAHITGENIVVAGKIKGDVTAKKMLVLMPTAVLNGNIATPKLNIVEGAIFHGKCQMFEDSLDVDELSKYLEIEINAILELANSGKIPAMKNGNAWRFERTKIDEWAASERVK
- a CDS encoding helix-turn-helix domain-containing protein, with translation MSDQFISVRETAQLLGTTEKKIMDLVEKNELQAYRIAGQFLRLKKSEILALKSKGTVAVETAQIAYTPAERLRDFIYFNDFYILAVAVILILLYIIFYVV
- a CDS encoding thermonuclease family protein, whose translation is MKKNNILTIVFITVLSIVPLAAFAQESLNPLIEKSAPVQWLKVDRVRSTDTLVLDNGQKVQLIGLNAIDVPQRKDVKRNSYNIIIEEVDPVATLEEQGMDFVNSLLTGEKVRIELDAQTRNDDGIMLAYVFLEDGTFVNEKILSEGYAAFKTIPPNTKYEDVLRRAYQQARSEKRGIHGE